From the genome of Bradyrhizobium sp. SZCCHNS1050, one region includes:
- a CDS encoding glycoside hydrolase family 3 N-terminal domain-containing protein: protein MLGLIRTAVLWILALLFIFVTLNSNEPYLVRLRGSGHAALLLIGLAVPLLLMLGGRWRRGPAGRALVVAWCVPLIMLTSTQFMFAWRKYETFRTPPDVAHLLGRHFIVGYTAVDDAAALARQGLIAGVYVTHHNIRGRTEPQLRAEMARLQDARRSAGLPPLLVAADQEGGAVAHLSPTLPNMPGLATLADLPASRRAQDAFAMGRAQGEALAAAGITFNLAPVVDLRPSWTRNRLDFHTLIGRRAISNDPAVVGDIALGYVRGLEASGVRAAVKHFPGLGRVAADTHHFSAQLGTPADVLERSDWRPFRQVLQGSHAAMMVGHVTVDAIDPERPASHSKAVLEGLIRGRWNYQGVIVTDDLVMGAIYGRDLCKAVVEALNGGADLLLVAYDGTQFHRALACAKEALAEGRIDLDAISRSDERLKRWAPTVDKSQPSNVSTVMQQPGGVHQKIVD from the coding sequence ATGCTCGGACTTATCAGGACCGCGGTTCTCTGGATCCTCGCTCTGCTCTTCATTTTCGTCACGCTGAACAGCAACGAGCCCTATCTGGTTCGGCTGCGGGGCAGCGGCCACGCAGCCCTGCTCCTCATCGGGCTTGCCGTTCCGCTGCTGCTGATGCTCGGCGGTCGGTGGCGGCGGGGGCCCGCCGGACGCGCTCTGGTCGTAGCATGGTGCGTTCCGCTGATCATGCTGACGTCGACGCAGTTCATGTTTGCCTGGCGCAAGTACGAGACGTTCCGGACGCCCCCCGACGTGGCGCATCTGCTCGGCCGGCATTTCATCGTCGGTTACACGGCCGTCGATGACGCAGCCGCGTTGGCCCGGCAGGGGTTGATCGCGGGCGTCTATGTGACACACCACAACATCCGCGGCCGGACCGAGCCTCAGCTGCGCGCCGAGATGGCGCGATTGCAGGACGCGCGCCGGAGTGCCGGGCTGCCGCCTCTGCTGGTTGCGGCGGATCAGGAGGGAGGCGCCGTCGCACACCTGTCTCCGACCCTGCCGAACATGCCCGGCCTCGCAACGCTGGCCGATCTGCCGGCCTCGCGGCGCGCGCAGGATGCGTTCGCGATGGGGCGCGCCCAGGGTGAGGCTCTCGCGGCTGCCGGCATCACCTTCAATTTGGCTCCGGTCGTCGACCTTCGCCCGAGCTGGACACGCAACCGACTGGACTTTCACACCTTGATCGGCCGCCGCGCGATCTCCAACGATCCCGCGGTGGTTGGCGACATTGCGCTCGGTTACGTCCGTGGCCTGGAAGCAAGCGGTGTCCGCGCGGCCGTCAAGCATTTCCCTGGTCTGGGGCGCGTCGCAGCCGATACGCATCATTTCTCGGCACAGCTCGGCACGCCGGCAGATGTCTTGGAACGGTCGGATTGGCGGCCGTTCCGACAGGTGCTGCAGGGCTCGCACGCGGCGATGATGGTCGGTCACGTGACGGTCGATGCGATCGATCCAGAGCGGCCTGCCTCACATTCCAAAGCCGTGCTCGAGGGACTCATTCGCGGCCGCTGGAACTATCAGGGCGTGATCGTGACGGATGATCTCGTGATGGGGGCGATCTACGGCCGCGATCTCTGCAAAGCTGTCGTGGAGGCTCTCAACGGCGGCGCCGATCTGTTGCTGGTGGCCTATGACGGCACCCAGTTCCACCGCGCGCTCGCCTGCGCCAAGGAGGCTCTGGCGGAAGGACGCATCGACCTCGATGCAATCAGCAGGAGCGATGAGCGACTGAAGCGCTGGGCGCCGACGGTTGACAAATCACAGCCGTCGAATGTGTCTACGGTTATGCAACAGCCTGGAGGCGTGCATCAGAAGATCGTGGACTGA
- a CDS encoding DUF4173 domain-containing protein: MTTLAEPTAAPVAPDSMWLKFAITAGLVGLADTLLYNGRPIGLAFPLFFAALAAASILANLAKTDRNRLVGAAVLFVAGLAPAIEELNLLSFPVLLLTTLSAITLATNRSARGFRLPLTAARQLLLIGPFRLIPDAIVTLRTNMITRTLVVWSIPLALGCVFLALFAAANPVIERWFAVLSPERVASQLTMGHAIFWLVTLSMVWPFVNLRWRERTKTSSPPIESEPDQPSILTTVLGPETVIRALILFNILFALQTALDGAYLWGHAALPDGMTYATYAHRGAYPLIVTALLAAAFVIVAVRSETTANESRLVRPLVYLWVAQNVMLVVSSIQRLHMYIETYALTYWRIAALIWMILVAIGLILIVLRIALDKSNAWLIRMNLLVLSATIYGCALINFDRPIADFNVSHSREAGQSGPLIDGSYLVWLGPEALPAIERAMLLRPTDRGLASDRDRLLEQQESSMASWRSWSFRGWRLQRYLDTHPVSQKPS, encoded by the coding sequence ATGACGACTCTCGCCGAGCCGACGGCTGCGCCCGTCGCGCCCGATTCCATGTGGCTCAAATTCGCCATCACTGCCGGCCTCGTCGGCCTCGCCGACACGCTGCTCTACAACGGCCGGCCGATCGGCCTGGCATTCCCGCTGTTTTTCGCCGCGCTCGCCGCAGCGAGCATTCTCGCCAATCTTGCCAAGACCGATCGAAACCGTCTGGTCGGAGCTGCAGTTCTCTTCGTTGCCGGCCTGGCTCCCGCCATCGAGGAGCTGAACCTGCTTTCTTTTCCTGTCCTGCTGCTCACGACGCTGTCGGCTATCACGCTGGCGACCAACCGATCCGCGCGCGGCTTCCGGCTTCCGCTGACCGCCGCGCGGCAGTTGCTCCTGATCGGGCCGTTTCGACTGATACCTGATGCGATCGTGACGCTGCGCACGAACATGATCACGCGAACTCTCGTTGTCTGGAGCATCCCGCTGGCACTCGGCTGCGTGTTCTTGGCTCTGTTCGCAGCAGCCAATCCAGTCATTGAGCGGTGGTTCGCCGTCCTCAGTCCCGAGCGCGTCGCCTCCCAACTCACGATGGGGCACGCGATCTTCTGGCTCGTGACGTTGTCCATGGTCTGGCCATTCGTCAACCTTCGCTGGCGCGAGCGGACCAAGACCTCGAGCCCACCGATCGAAAGCGAGCCCGATCAGCCGTCAATCCTGACGACCGTGCTCGGCCCTGAAACCGTGATCCGGGCGCTGATCCTGTTCAACATCCTGTTTGCCCTCCAGACGGCGCTCGACGGCGCATATCTGTGGGGACATGCTGCGCTTCCGGACGGCATGACCTATGCGACCTATGCGCACCGAGGCGCCTACCCCTTGATCGTCACGGCGCTGCTCGCGGCTGCCTTCGTCATCGTCGCCGTCCGCTCCGAGACCACGGCAAACGAGTCGCGACTGGTCCGGCCGCTGGTCTATCTCTGGGTGGCTCAGAACGTGATGCTGGTCGTGTCCTCGATTCAACGGCTTCACATGTATATCGAGACTTATGCTCTGACCTATTGGCGAATCGCGGCCCTGATATGGATGATCCTGGTTGCGATCGGCCTGATCCTCATCGTGCTCAGGATCGCTCTCGACAAGTCCAACGCATGGCTCATCCGTATGAACCTGCTGGTGCTCTCGGCGACCATCTACGGCTGTGCGCTGATCAATTTCGACCGACCGATCGCAGACTTCAATGTCTCCCATAGTCGTGAGGCAGGACAGAGCGGCCCTCTCATCGACGGCTCCTATCTCGTCTGGCTCGGGCCCGAGGCACTGCCGGCCATCGAGCGGGCGATGCTGTTGCGACCGACGG